The Peromyscus maniculatus bairdii isolate BWxNUB_F1_BW_parent chromosome 6, HU_Pman_BW_mat_3.1, whole genome shotgun sequence genomic interval GAGTCTGTAGAGCAGCCAGAGTGGCTTGTCACTGTGCAGCTTCTGGACCCTAATGTTTGGGCCTTTCAGGGCCAGGTGGAAAACCTGTGGTATTGAGGCACCTTTGAAGTGGGATGACAAAGTAAAAGCTAGCCATAGTGTCAGGTCTCAGTTTCCTGTCCCTCTCTGGCAGTTCAcgctcagagattcgcctgggcCGCTCTGAGAGCCTCAAGGGACGGGAAGAGATGAAGCGATCTCGGAAAGCAGAGAACGTGCCCCGATCTCGAAGTGATGTTGACATGGATGCTGCTGCTGAGGCCACTCGTCTTCATCAGTCAGCCTCGTCCTCTGCCTCCAGCCTCTCCACCAGGTGAGTAACCTCCAGTGACTCTATTGCTGGTTAGTGTGGTTAGAtgttttattatcatcatcatcatcatcatatattCAGAGCTGGTATTTTCTCCTCAGGTCTCTTGAGAACCCAACCCCTCCCTTCACACCCAAAATGGGCCGCAGGTGAGTGGTGAGCATTGTGGTACCTCTGTTTGGTATCTCTGGGGCACATCTGTGTTCAACCACCTTCACACATCTAGGGATGGCTAGATGTGCGTCTCTTCTCCATAGGCTTGGTTGGTAAaagcagatgggggtggggagccaggctggagagatggctcagcagttaagagtactggctgctcttccagaggtcctgagttcaatttccagcaaccacatggtggctcacagccatctctagtgaaatctgatgccctcttctggtataaagTCGTaaatgcagatagagcactcatatacataaaataaataattttttttttttagaagaagcAGGTTGGGTAGGAAAGTGACAGACTCCTTGAATGTAAGTTACCTACAAGTGAAGCTGAGCTCCCCATTTTCTCCAGGAGCATCGAGTCCCCCAATCTGGGGTTCTGTACAGATGTCCTTCCCCACCTTCTGGAGGATGATCTGGGCCAGCTGTCTGACCTGGAGCCAGAGCCAGATGTCCAAAACTGGCAGCATACCGTGGGCAAGGACGTGGTGGCAGGGCTGACGCAGAGGGAGATCGACCGGCAGGAGGTCATCAATGGTGAGGAGAACATGCCGTCCCCCTCATCTCCACGCTCGCCTGTGGGTAGAGAGTCTCCAAGGTCACCTCACTCTGGCCTTAGCCCAAGGGGAGAGAAACCAGCACTCCACTTCCCCAAAGAGAAGTGTGATGTGGGGACCAGACCAATGGTTCAGTCTGTGGGTCTCATCCCCCCCCAGGGGGccgcacatcagatatttacaccaCAGTtcctaacagtagaaaaattacagttatgaaatagtaacGAAATAATTCTATGGTGGGGCTCACCACAACACGGGGAGCTGTATTAATGGTTGCAACATTAAGAAGGTTGGAAACCCCTGCTCTAGACACTTGCTAATCTTTCCCCGCCTCTCTTTGTCACAACCCCTGCTCAGAGCTGTTTGTGACAGAAGCATCCCACCTGCGCACACTGCGGGTCCTGGACCTCATCTTCTACCAGCGCATGAAAAAGGAGAACCTGATGCCTCGGGACGAGCTGGCGAGGCTCTTCCCTAACCTGCCTGAGCTCATAGAGATTCACAGTAAGGAGCCTGCGTCCCCCAGTCTGTTCTCCCGCCTTCCACTCCGTTCCAGCTTGAACCCCATCTTGATCCTCCTAAGTAAATAACCCCACTACTCACTACTCCTGCCAGGAGAAGCTGATGGATAGCAGTAAAGGTTCCCAGACTTCTCCATGGCCCTACTGTCAAAAATGCCTTTTCTCCTAGTCATAAAGTGTCTAGCAGTGTGGCTCAACCCCAGGCATTTCTGCTTCTCCCTTCTTACCACAGATTCCTGGTGTGAAGCCATGAAGAAGCTCCGGGAGGAGGGTCCCATTATCCGAGACATCAGTGACCTCATGCTGGCTCGGGTATGGCAGGGAGGAGGTTGGAGGAAGCAAGATCCCTTTACCTAAGACTAAGGAATTTGACAGAGAAGAGGATAGCCTGGGGCGGGAGGGGTGCTGCTCCCTGGCAGGAGTGTGATACCTGGACCAtgtcctttctgcctcttcagtTTGATGGCCCTGCCCGAGAGGAACTCCAGCAAGTAGCTGCACAATTCTGTTCCTATCAGTCCATAGCCCTAGAGCTAATCAAGACTAAACAGCGTAAAGAGAGCCGGTTCCAGCTCTTCATGCAGGTATCCTGGGCTGTGTCTTAACCCTCCCTCAGCTCTGTCATGCTCACCAAAAATCTCCTAACCTCTCCTGGCCCCAACCTTGTCTCCTCTGCTGAGGAGAGCAGCTAGCAGTGACCTCTGACTACCCACATCACTACACCAGTACTGTAAAGCATGGCCTCTAGAGCCAAAGACGCCTTTGGTTGAGAAGTACTCTGGACCAGCAGGCAGAAGGCCTGGCTTGCCTACCGGAACTAGTGTGTACTTTTCTGTAAAGTGGGAATGATTCTGCCCTTCTGTTCTGACCGTCAAAAGACAACAACCTGGCAACCTCAACCCCTCCCTAAATGTTGAAGGGAAAAACTGCCGCCATTTTCAAGTGGCCCATCTGGGGTTAGGACATTTCTGCTCATCCTTGGCATTTTCACAGCCACCTTAGCCCGGAACCCTACAGGCAGCTCCCCCTCACTCGTTGACCCTTTCCTCTATCTGCTTCTTGCTGTCCAGGAGGCTGAGAGCCACCCCCAGTGCCGGCGGCTGCAGCTTCGAGACCTGATCATCTCTGAAATGCAGAGGCTCACCAAGTACCCGCTGCTGCTAGAGAGCATCATCAAGCACACAGAGGGTAGGGCACGGGGAGGGCTGGTGCCGTGTGGCCTCGGATGTCCTTGCTTTGTCACAGTTTTGTGATCTTGGCAAGCCTAGACCTTGAGGTCCTTGGTGtcttcttccttgtcctggtaCAGGAAGTCTCAGAGAGAATGATTGTAAATGTGGTTTGGAAATACGAAGCCCTGCACAGCAGGGAGAGCAAGGCCACTCCTGGTTTCTGGggcctgtgggagcccagctgggagaccggctcccacattttacaacagggtactcttgaggaataagggataagagatattagatagaaggacagaggggagagaaacagaaacacaggacagcctcgggagggcctggatccttatccaccggcccctcctgactcttctaaagggctatttataggaatgccaaggggtggagcaaaagacctccccctagctcaacTAAGTGTAGACCCTTCTGATCACCAGAAACCATGCatatggtcaagcaatcctctaatgtatctctgctgggtaaagcaagctcagatctcactagaaaacttttgtgggcctccacaggggCCTTTATAGTAACCAGGAAGCATGGACCCAGGGGCTGGCCCTTGAGGGCGTCTTGGCCCCTCTGGGCAACTGTGAGCTCCTACCAGGGCTATACTGGATTTTAGACCCATTAATACCTCTCCTGCGTGCCTCTGTAATGGACAAAAGCTATAACCAGGGGACTAGCAAGATGACTCAACAGAAATCCACAGAAAAggatagaagaagagaaagaaccaACATGACAGAGGTGTCCTCTGATCTTAACATAGGCACTGTGGCATgggtgcccacacatacacatacaccacaatattaaataagcaaataatgCTAGACCGTATGTAACACAGAGTGATGAGCGTatgcacttggcaggcagaagcaCTAACTATCGGACATTTCCCCCCTGTTTGGTAGGTGGCACATCTGAGCATGAAAAGCTTTGCCGTGCCCGGGACCAGTGCCGAGAGATTCTCAAGTTTGTAAATGAAGCAGTGAAGCAGACAGAGAACCGTCACCGATTAGAGAGCTACCAGAAACGCCTGGATGCCACTGCCCTAGAGCGGGCCAGCAACCCCTTAGCAGCAGAGTTCAAGGTAGGAGGTGGAGGCTACAACACTGGCAGCCCCTCACACATCCTTCCTGGGCTCCCTTAGGAGCAGAACTCGAGTCAGGGCCCAGAGAgtctcagaggacagagacatgGACTGCCTGTGATAGGGTGGCATGGTCAGGCCCGGGGAGACACGCCCTATTAATGTCACTCACCCCTAGgtgaagaagaatggacagcctCACCAAGTAAAGACTAGATGTTGGGACTCAGCCTAAGGAAATAGAATGGGGTGGGATGTGAGGTGCGGTGTGATAATGTAAAGGGAATAAAGCTGAAGAGAAGGTCAGGAAAGCAacactgtctctctccttgggaCAGCACGTAGTAGGCCACATGAGATCCCAAGTCAAAGCCCTTGGTGTGTGCCCCAGAGCACCACAGGCGCAGGGCTTCATAGCACACACCacttctctccatccctgccaGAGCAGGGTTACGGTAACAGTCGTTTCCTGCCCATTGATTCCCCTACACAGTGGTCTCTTAAATACTCGTGTGAATGCAGTGATGGTGTCTGCTTTACAGAGCCTGGATCTTACGACAAGGAAGATGATCCATGAGGGGCCCCTGACCTGGAGGATCAGCAAAGACAAGACCCTGGGTATGTGCCAGGGACTAGAAATGGGAGGGGACCTGTGGTAAGTGTGCTTCCCCAGGGTTCGTTCTTGTCTGCTGCCCTAACGGGATAGTGGGGTACTGGGGAGGCGTACGCAGTGCAGCCAGCATGGCATCATGCACCGTGTGGGAAGGGAGGACATAGAGGCAAAAGAGCCTCCTAGTCCTGGGCATGGGCATCTAATAGCCTCTGGGTGAGTGAGCAACAGGGATTGTCTTCATTCCCAGACCTCCAGGTGCTGTTACTGGAGGACCTGCTGGTGCTGctgcagagacaagaggagaggCTGCTGCTGAAGTGCCACAGCAAGACAGCTGTGGGCTCCTCAGACAGCAAGCAGACCTTCAGCCCTGTGCTAAAGCTCAACGCTGTGCTCGTCCGCTCCGTGGCCACAGGTACCCGTGAGGAGATGAGCCAGCGAGCCTGGGGCTCTACAAGACTCAATGTCCTGTGTTCCTTTCCTATCCTGACCAGTCTAAGCAGGGGGTGGTCAACCTTAAAGGACCATGATGGATGGGATGGGTGCACTGGGTGGGGCTGACGACAAAAGCAAGATTGGAAGAAATGGGAGTCAGCGTAAAGAATAGGACAATAGATCTTGTTGCAGGAATGCCTTGGGCTGGGCAGAGTTTGGAAAGAAACCACACCACTGCACAGGCCCAAGTCCAGGAGTTTGAGGTTGCAGGGCAAAGTATGATACAGTGAGAAAGGGCAGGAGTCAGCAACCACATTCTCTGGGGTCACCTTCTTCTATGACACCTGACCTCCCTAAGCAGCTCAAAAAGGATGGGGTAGACATGGAAAGATTCGGTAAGCCCTGAGCATGGTATGCACATCAGCCCTCAGTTAGTAGAGAAAGAGGGAAGTAGGACTGACCCTGACAGATGTCACTGGGGACCCATACTTGCCAGTATCTTTTGTGGGTGAGTACCAATTGATGCTGATGATCCAGCTATATCTCACAGTGTTTTCTTCAGGTTGGGGCCCATGTCTGCCATGCCCAGTGTAgactctctgccttcctttcctcaCACAGATAAACGAGCCTTCTTCATCATCTGCACCTctgaactgggccctccccagATCTATGAGCTGGTTGCATTGACATCATCAGACAAGAATATGTGAGAATTGATTGTGGGGTCCCATGTAACTTCTGTCCTCTTGGAACCAGAGTGGTGTGTAGAAGAATTTGAACAGCGAGGCCAGGGCTGGGCCCCAGAGCAGTTCCTGGATGGAGGACCAAGGAGAGAAGTTAGGAGACGACATAGGCCATCAGCCCAGGGTATAACCAGGCCTTATAACCCAGGCCCTGGCTCCTCCCAACACTGACTGCCAGAGGTGGCCTGCCacaaggggcagagacaggttaAACCAGACACGTTCTTCCCCCTGGGTTTTCATCTGTGTAGTGTTATTTTGGGAGCGGGGAATGGGGTCTATCAATGTGTTGTGGTAGCTATGAGTCATACAAACCCAGGGGAAGAGCCAGTGGGAAGTGTTGATGGACATAGAGGCCGGCTAGCAAAGGTCCTTGAGACAGGATGTGGAGAGGGCTTTGAAGGTTTTGGCAGTGGGGTCCACAGAGGACAGGGGCTGTTCCTGGCCTTATTCTCACCACTGTTCTTGTGTTTCTGCCGAGCAACAGATGGATGGAGCTCTTAGAAGAGGCTGTGCAGAATGCCACCAAGCACCCTGGAGCTGCCCCAACAGCCCTCCATC includes:
- the Arhgef11 gene encoding rho guanine nucleotide exchange factor 11 isoform X13 → MKRSRKAENVPRSRSDVDMDAAAEATRLHQSASSSASSLSTRSLENPTPPFTPKMGRRSIESPNLGFCTDVLPHLLEDDLGQLSDLEPEPDVQNWQHTVGKDVVAGLTQREIDRQEVINELFVTEASHLRTLRVLDLIFYQRMKKENLMPRDELARLFPNLPELIEIHNSWCEAMKKLREEGPIIRDISDLMLARFDGPAREELQQVAAQFCSYQSIALELIKTKQRKESRFQLFMQEAESHPQCRRLQLRDLIISEMQRLTKYPLLLESIIKHTEGGTSEHEKLCRARDQCREILKFVNEAVKQTENRHRLESYQKRLDATALERASNPLAAEFKSLDLTTRKMIHEGPLTWRISKDKTLDLQVLLLEDLLVLLQRQEERLLLKCHSKTAVGSSDSKQTFSPVLKLNAVLVRSVATDKRAFFIICTSELGPPQIYELVALTSSDKNIWMELLEEAVQNATKHPGAAPTALHPSPPGSQEPIYQGSPTSRVEINDSDVYHTEPEPKELSGGPGPPQRLQEEPELVAQEEPEQEEDAEELRALPHPSPSLDGENRGIRTRDPVLLALAGPLLMEGLADAALEDVENLRHLILWSLLPGHTVKTQAAGEPEDDLTPTPSVTSITSHPWDPGSPGQALTIGDNTQLLRPEEEEEEDVALWSLAHLPPRTRNSGIWDSPELARNPAEEASSTGPAGNYKVVRKVSLPTGGGGVGAAKVAGSKVTPALPESGQSESELSEVEGGAQATGNCFYVSMPAGPLDSSTEPTGTPLSPSQPQHQRRGVGNQMGSSSSPHSLVPRDVGVIFHTIEQLTIKLHRLKDMELAHRELLKSLGGESSGGTTPVGSFHTETARWTDHCLSPPAKEALASDSQTSQEQGSCPEEGSDSATDTAASPGP